The following are encoded together in the Actinomycetota bacterium genome:
- a CDS encoding cyclic nucleotide-binding domain-containing protein, with protein MTKGRGPIVEQLRTHPLFDGLSDKDLDAVAGLVEPLQLRAGATVMLERYHGEQLLVIVSGSVEVTRDGEHVATVDAGSFVGEMGMLRGEDRSATVRAASDVKMLTVDRTSFDDLVERFPVIRSRLEDEMRAREDGA; from the coding sequence ATGACCAAGGGACGTGGTCCGATCGTCGAGCAGCTGCGGACGCATCCGCTGTTCGACGGGCTGAGCGACAAGGACCTCGACGCGGTCGCCGGGCTGGTCGAGCCCTTGCAACTGCGAGCCGGCGCCACCGTGATGCTCGAGCGCTACCACGGCGAGCAGCTCCTGGTGATCGTCTCCGGCAGCGTCGAGGTCACTCGCGATGGCGAGCACGTCGCGACGGTCGACGCGGGCTCGTTCGTGGGCGAGATGGGGATGCTCCGTGGCGAGGACCGTTCCGCCACCGTGCGCGCGGCCAGCGACGTGAAGATGCTCACCGTCGACCGCACGTCCTTCGACGACCTGGTCGAGCGGTTCCCGGTCATCCGCAGCCGGCTCGAGGACGAGATGCGGGCCCGCGAGGACGGCGCGTAG
- a CDS encoding alpha/beta hydrolase translates to MGRVLVLHGPDAAVDRHGPLAAPRDLRELDALCDIWGAEVGVRVDIDQPRSDEALLERLRDAAADYDGVVLHPGPLAFESQALAAALLEVSIPVVEVQLRDRSLPGAPASLLSPACVWTIHGRGADGFRWALHHLVHRKVWPVQTFSYGDHPDLVADVRLPVGDGRHPVVVLLHGGFWLQPWERDLMEGVAVDLTSAGAVTVNLEYRRVGGHGGWPTTAHDVAAGIGHLEELAQRLPLDTSRLTLAGHSAGAQLAVWYAASAAHDPGRPRPVHVVTLGGVLDLPTAHRDGLGGGAVSRFIGDRSSRLAEASPLELVPIGVPQTVVHGADDRLVPASQGATYAVAARASGDAVDHVVIDGAGHFDVIDPRHPAWATIGGAITRGA, encoded by the coding sequence GTGGGTCGCGTCCTGGTCCTGCACGGCCCGGACGCCGCCGTCGATCGCCATGGACCGCTGGCGGCGCCGCGGGACCTGCGCGAGCTCGACGCGCTGTGCGACATCTGGGGAGCCGAGGTGGGCGTGCGGGTCGACATCGACCAGCCGCGCAGCGACGAGGCGCTGCTGGAGCGACTCCGCGATGCAGCCGCCGACTACGACGGTGTCGTGCTCCACCCCGGCCCCCTCGCCTTCGAGTCCCAGGCGCTCGCCGCGGCGCTGCTCGAGGTGTCTATCCCGGTCGTCGAGGTACAGCTCCGCGACCGCTCCCTTCCCGGCGCACCGGCATCGCTGCTGAGTCCGGCGTGCGTGTGGACGATCCACGGGCGGGGCGCGGACGGGTTCCGGTGGGCGCTGCACCACCTGGTCCACCGCAAGGTGTGGCCGGTGCAGACCTTCAGCTACGGCGACCACCCCGATCTCGTGGCCGACGTGCGCCTACCTGTCGGAGACGGTCGGCACCCGGTCGTGGTGCTCCTGCACGGGGGGTTCTGGCTCCAGCCCTGGGAGCGGGACCTCATGGAGGGTGTCGCCGTCGACCTGACCAGCGCCGGTGCCGTCACCGTCAACCTCGAGTACCGACGCGTGGGTGGCCACGGTGGGTGGCCCACCACCGCCCACGATGTAGCAGCGGGCATCGGACACCTCGAGGAGCTCGCCCAGCGGCTGCCACTCGACACGTCGCGACTCACGCTGGCCGGGCACTCGGCCGGGGCGCAACTAGCGGTGTGGTACGCAGCCAGCGCCGCGCACGATCCCGGTCGGCCCCGCCCCGTCCACGTGGTCACGCTGGGAGGCGTGCTCGATCTGCCGACTGCACACCGCGACGGGCTCGGAGGAGGTGCGGTGTCGCGGTTCATCGGGGACCGCTCCTCCCGCCTCGCGGAGGCGTCGCCGCTGGAGCTGGTCCCGATCGGAGTGCCGCAGACCGTGGTGCACGGAGCGGACGATCGGCTCGTCCCTGCCTCCCAGGGCGCGACCTACGCCGTCGCCGCTCGGGCGAGCGGCGACGCGGTCGATCACGTCGTCATCGACGGTGCCGGCCACTTCGACGTGATCGACCCCCGGCATCCTGCCTGGGCCACGATCGGTGGCGCGATCACGCGAGGTGCCTGA
- a CDS encoding acyl-CoA dehydrogenase family protein yields MDDGLARRVDDVRRIARDHVVPQLGPETGRVDRELVRLLGTSGLLPRLFPRTHGGSADTTVNATELCVLREGLAQESTAAETALAVQGLGAYPILQSASDEVAQRWIPAVASGEAIAAFALTEPDAGSDAAAIALKADPDGDGWRLSGTKTWISNAPSADVYTVFARTTPEAGARGVTAFVVAGDSDGLAGQPLDLLAPHAIGTLTFDGVRAETVLGEVDHGFRVAMRTLDLFRPSVGAFAVGMGQAALDAAVQHARDREAFGHPIAEFQAVSHPLADMATRLEAARLLVYAAAAAYDEGRTDQLTQRSAMAKLYATEAAQFVIDAAVQIHGARALQRGHLLEHLYRDVRATRIYEGTSEIQRTIIARSLLGASE; encoded by the coding sequence TTGGACGACGGACTAGCGCGCCGGGTCGACGATGTGCGGCGCATCGCGCGCGACCACGTCGTGCCCCAGCTCGGTCCCGAGACCGGGCGCGTGGACCGCGAGCTCGTCCGCCTGCTCGGCACATCGGGACTGCTCCCCCGCCTCTTCCCCCGGACGCACGGCGGCAGTGCCGACACGACCGTCAACGCCACCGAGCTGTGCGTGTTGCGCGAGGGTCTGGCACAGGAGAGCACGGCGGCCGAGACCGCCCTCGCCGTGCAGGGCCTGGGCGCCTACCCCATCCTGCAGTCGGCGAGCGACGAGGTCGCACAGCGGTGGATCCCGGCCGTGGCATCGGGTGAGGCGATCGCCGCGTTCGCGTTGACCGAGCCGGATGCCGGCTCCGACGCCGCTGCCATCGCCCTGAAGGCTGACCCCGACGGCGACGGCTGGCGCCTCAGCGGAACCAAGACGTGGATCAGCAACGCACCGTCGGCCGACGTGTACACGGTCTTCGCTCGGACGACGCCGGAAGCGGGTGCGCGTGGGGTGACCGCGTTCGTCGTCGCGGGCGACAGCGATGGTCTCGCGGGCCAGCCGCTCGATCTGCTCGCCCCGCACGCGATCGGCACGCTGACGTTCGACGGCGTCCGTGCCGAGACGGTCCTGGGCGAGGTCGACCACGGGTTCCGCGTCGCGATGCGCACCCTCGACCTGTTCCGTCCCTCGGTCGGGGCGTTCGCGGTGGGCATGGGCCAGGCCGCGCTCGACGCGGCGGTGCAGCACGCCCGGGACCGAGAGGCGTTCGGTCATCCCATCGCCGAGTTCCAGGCCGTCTCGCATCCCCTCGCGGACATGGCGACGCGGCTCGAGGCGGCCAGGTTGCTGGTCTACGCCGCAGCGGCGGCGTACGACGAGGGCCGGACCGACCAGCTCACCCAGCGATCCGCGATGGCCAAGCTCTACGCCACCGAGGCCGCCCAGTTCGTGATCGATGCGGCGGTGCAGATCCACGGGGCGCGAGCGCTCCAGCGCGGACACCTGCTCGAGCACCTGTACCGCGACGTCCGCGCGACGCGGATCTACGAGGGGACGTCGGAGATCCAGCGCACGATCATCGCCCGCTCGCTGCTGGGAGCCAGCGAGTGA
- a CDS encoding LLM class flavin-dependent oxidoreductase: MRVGVGLPTTTPRDDPAVLLDWARDAEAGPFTSLGVVDRVVYDSHDPLTTLAAAAAVTERVRLVTMIAIAPIRNATILAKQAASIDALSGGRLVLGLSLGAREDDYLATGAAWRDRGRSFDRQLARIREVWEDPAIGPHGGAQDGPPLLVGGGSAPAFLRTARSADGYVHGGGPPRAFDSAASHARSAWVDAGRPGEPQLWGQSYFTLTDPDAGDAYLRDYYAFTGAFAERIAADLLTSPEAVQDRVRGYRDAGCQELVLLPATSDPSELSRLAEAVAPVVNG; this comes from the coding sequence GTGCGGGTCGGAGTGGGTCTGCCCACCACCACGCCCCGCGACGATCCCGCCGTCCTGCTCGACTGGGCGCGCGACGCCGAGGCCGGTCCGTTCACGAGCCTCGGCGTGGTGGACCGGGTCGTCTACGACAGCCACGATCCGCTGACCACGCTCGCGGCTGCCGCGGCCGTCACCGAGCGGGTACGTCTGGTGACGATGATCGCCATCGCCCCGATCCGCAACGCCACCATCCTCGCCAAGCAGGCCGCGTCCATCGATGCGCTCTCGGGTGGACGGCTGGTGCTCGGCCTGTCGTTGGGGGCACGCGAGGACGACTACCTCGCGACCGGTGCCGCGTGGCGTGACCGCGGGCGCAGCTTCGACCGCCAGCTCGCCCGCATCCGCGAGGTGTGGGAGGACCCGGCGATCGGACCTCACGGAGGGGCGCAGGACGGACCGCCCCTCCTGGTCGGTGGGGGAAGCGCCCCCGCGTTCCTGCGGACCGCGCGGTCCGCCGATGGCTACGTCCACGGAGGCGGCCCTCCACGAGCGTTCGACAGTGCGGCATCACACGCGCGCAGCGCGTGGGTCGATGCGGGGCGACCCGGCGAGCCGCAGCTGTGGGGCCAGTCGTACTTCACGCTGACCGACCCGGACGCCGGTGACGCCTACCTGCGCGACTACTACGCCTTCACCGGCGCGTTCGCCGAGCGCATCGCCGCCGACCTACTCACCTCCCCCGAGGCGGTGCAGGACCGCGTCCGCGGCTACCGCGACGCCGGCTGCCAGGAACTCGTGCTGCTTCCTGCCACCTCCGATCCCTCCGAGCTGTCCCGCCTGGCCGAGGCCGTCGCCCCGGTGGTGAACGGGTGA
- a CDS encoding FAD-dependent monooxygenase, which translates to MRVAIVGGGPAGLYLAILLLRDEPGHDVVVFEQNPRGATFGWGVVFSEDTLTELRDADYETWLDLDRHLVRWGGIDIHRHDETVRASGHGFSAIRRLTLLQRLAARATALGADVRYETAADALVLSDEYDVVVAADGVHSPTRQQLQKEFGSSDAEHGGTFAWFGTDHVFEVFTFIFRETDHGLFTVHAYPFDAGFSTFIVECDHDTWRRAGLDTMTEDDSLAFCHDLFADHLRGGRLLSNRSVWRRFTTVRNRSWHHRNVVLVGDAAHTAHFSIGSGTKLAMEDAIALSKAFVAHPGDPDAAFTDYELERQGPVERFQEAAIDSADYFLALVRGRYRGLSREQFVFNLLTRSGRILRSDLQQRDPRTVAAVDRNLRHRSSGETRLIGAPPSLASFRVGSLVLANRIALQPPPGDTAREGTPGTPEFATYGRAAATGAGLIITEPVAISAHGRVTSGSPGLYRDEHVAAWRRIVETVHGEGAVIAARLGHSGRRGATRPRQRGLDRPLRDHAWTVPAPSPLPYTPWSQEPATAEADGSVIEDVRRAAHRAREAGFDLLLLDASDGYLFASYLSPLTNHRDDHYGGDLLSRLRYPLEAFAAAHEGWGEGPVGVRLTVDDRVPGGLTADDGVELARAFVDAGAALVAVAAGHTVPRISTSQTYRRRFLVPLADRIRNEAGARTLVGGNVTTFDEIDTIVAAGRADLVVLDPVRFLEES; encoded by the coding sequence GTGAGGGTCGCCATCGTCGGAGGTGGACCGGCCGGGCTCTACCTGGCGATCCTGCTCCTGCGTGACGAACCTGGCCACGATGTCGTCGTCTTCGAGCAGAACCCCCGAGGCGCGACGTTCGGCTGGGGCGTCGTGTTCAGCGAGGACACCCTGACCGAGCTGCGTGACGCCGACTACGAGACCTGGCTCGACCTCGACCGCCACCTCGTGCGCTGGGGTGGCATCGACATCCACCGCCACGACGAGACGGTACGTGCGAGCGGCCACGGCTTCTCCGCCATCCGGCGCCTGACGCTGCTGCAGCGTCTGGCTGCACGTGCCACCGCACTCGGCGCCGATGTGCGCTACGAGACGGCGGCCGACGCGCTCGTCCTCAGCGACGAGTACGACGTCGTCGTGGCGGCCGATGGCGTGCACAGCCCGACGCGCCAGCAGCTGCAGAAGGAGTTCGGGAGCTCCGACGCGGAGCACGGTGGCACCTTCGCCTGGTTCGGCACCGACCACGTCTTCGAGGTGTTCACGTTCATCTTCCGCGAGACCGACCACGGCCTGTTCACGGTCCACGCCTACCCGTTCGACGCCGGCTTCAGCACGTTCATCGTCGAATGCGACCACGACACGTGGCGGCGCGCCGGACTGGACACGATGACCGAGGACGACAGCCTGGCGTTCTGCCACGACCTGTTCGCCGATCACCTGCGGGGCGGGAGGCTGCTGTCGAACCGGTCGGTGTGGCGGCGCTTCACCACCGTGCGCAACCGCTCGTGGCACCACCGCAACGTCGTGCTGGTGGGGGACGCGGCGCACACCGCCCACTTCTCGATCGGGTCGGGGACCAAGCTCGCGATGGAGGACGCGATCGCGTTGTCGAAGGCCTTCGTCGCGCACCCCGGCGATCCGGATGCGGCCTTCACCGACTACGAGCTCGAGCGTCAGGGACCGGTCGAGCGCTTCCAGGAAGCCGCCATCGACAGCGCCGACTACTTCCTCGCGCTCGTGCGCGGCCGCTACCGCGGTCTGTCGCGCGAGCAGTTCGTGTTCAACCTCCTCACGCGCAGCGGACGCATCCTGCGCAGCGACCTGCAGCAGCGCGATCCCCGCACCGTCGCGGCGGTCGACCGCAACCTCCGTCATCGCAGCAGCGGTGAGACCCGCCTGATCGGCGCCCCGCCCTCGCTCGCGAGCTTCCGCGTCGGGTCGCTGGTCCTCGCCAACCGCATCGCGTTGCAGCCGCCTCCCGGTGACACCGCTCGCGAAGGCACGCCCGGGACACCCGAGTTCGCGACGTACGGCCGCGCCGCCGCGACCGGTGCCGGGCTGATCATCACCGAGCCCGTCGCCATCTCGGCACACGGCCGGGTCACCAGCGGCTCCCCGGGTCTGTACCGGGATGAGCACGTCGCGGCGTGGCGCCGCATCGTCGAGACCGTCCACGGAGAGGGCGCGGTCATCGCGGCCCGCCTGGGTCACTCGGGGCGGCGGGGCGCGACCCGGCCCCGTCAGCGCGGCCTGGACCGTCCGCTTCGCGACCACGCCTGGACGGTGCCGGCGCCGTCACCGCTGCCGTACACCCCGTGGAGCCAGGAGCCGGCAACAGCGGAGGCGGACGGCTCGGTGATCGAGGACGTGCGTCGGGCCGCCCACCGGGCGCGCGAGGCCGGCTTCGACCTGCTGCTCCTGGATGCCTCCGACGGCTACCTGTTCGCGAGCTACCTGTCCCCGCTGACCAACCACCGCGACGACCACTACGGGGGCGACCTGCTGTCGCGGCTGCGGTACCCCCTCGAGGCGTTCGCCGCGGCCCACGAGGGTTGGGGCGAGGGACCCGTCGGTGTGCGGCTCACGGTCGACGACCGCGTGCCCGGCGGGCTCACCGCCGACGACGGCGTCGAGCTCGCACGCGCGTTCGTCGACGCCGGAGCGGCCCTGGTGGCCGTCGCCGCGGGCCACACCGTCCCGCGCATCTCGACCTCGCAGACCTACCGGCGACGGTTCCTGGTGCCGCTGGCCGACCGGATCCGCAACGAGGCCGGGGCGCGGACTCTCGTCGGAGGCAACGTGACCACCTTCGACGAGATCGACACCATCGTCGCAGCGGGGCGCGCCGATCTCGTGGTGCTCGACCCCGTGCGCTTCCTGGAGGAGAGCTGA
- a CDS encoding SDR family oxidoreductase, which yields MGRTAVVTGGNKGIGRAVAARLVELGHDVTVTGRDEQALSAVASELGVQTAAFDITDEDAVGAFFDGRSVDILVANAGRDLAAPVHRTSLEDWNTILAINATGVFLCMRAVIPGMKERGWGRIVTLASVAGVQGMRYTGAYAASKHAAVGLTRAAAHELIGTGVTANAVCPAFVRTEMVERTLANIQQRTGRSEDDALRDLLQVQALPRLIEPQEVAAAVAYLASEDSGAVNGQTIVIEGGEVQR from the coding sequence ATGGGCCGCACCGCTGTCGTCACGGGAGGCAACAAGGGCATCGGCCGCGCGGTGGCCGCCCGCCTGGTCGAGCTCGGCCACGACGTCACGGTGACCGGCCGGGACGAGCAGGCCCTGTCGGCGGTCGCGTCCGAGCTGGGGGTGCAGACAGCCGCGTTCGACATCACCGACGAGGACGCGGTGGGGGCGTTCTTCGACGGCCGCTCGGTGGACATCCTGGTGGCGAACGCGGGGCGCGATCTTGCTGCGCCGGTGCACCGCACCAGCCTCGAGGACTGGAACACGATCCTGGCGATCAACGCGACCGGGGTTTTCCTCTGCATGCGCGCCGTCATCCCCGGGATGAAGGAGCGTGGGTGGGGCCGTATCGTCACCCTGGCTTCGGTGGCGGGGGTGCAGGGCATGCGCTACACGGGCGCCTACGCCGCCTCGAAGCACGCGGCCGTGGGGTTGACCAGGGCTGCCGCGCACGAGCTCATCGGGACCGGCGTTACCGCCAACGCGGTCTGCCCGGCGTTCGTCCGCACCGAGATGGTCGAGCGCACGCTCGCGAACATCCAGCAGCGCACGGGGCGCTCCGAGGACGACGCCTTGCGCGATCTGCTGCAGGTCCAGGCCCTCCCGCGTCTCATCGAGCCCCAGGAGGTGGCCGCGGCCGTCGCCTACCTCGCCTCCGAGGACTCAGGCGCGGTCAACGGGCAGACGATCGTGATCGAGGGCGGGGAGGTGCAGCGGTGA
- a CDS encoding enoyl-CoA hydratase family protein, producing MSGFRASAPLTSDWEHLRFEVSQRVGTVTFTRPDKLNALTLDVYADLRDLLAEIEHRGDVDALVIAGEGRGFCAGGDVHAIIGALLERGDKREVFAFTRMTGAVVQRMRELPVPIVAAVNGVAAGAGAVIALAADLRVLARSASFRFLFTQVGLAGADMGCAYLLPRVVGLGRATEMLLLGDAVDAESAERYGLANRVVDDDALMSEVSALARRLADGPTWAVAATKNLLTREQDTSLGAAIDLEAWTQAFLMTAEDHAEFYAAFQAGRDPQWRGR from the coding sequence GTGAGCGGCTTCCGTGCGTCCGCGCCGCTGACCTCCGACTGGGAACACCTGCGGTTCGAGGTTTCGCAGCGCGTGGGCACCGTGACGTTCACACGCCCCGACAAGCTGAACGCGCTGACGCTCGACGTGTACGCCGACCTGCGCGACCTGCTGGCCGAGATCGAGCATCGCGGTGACGTCGATGCGCTGGTGATCGCGGGGGAGGGGCGCGGATTCTGTGCCGGCGGCGACGTCCACGCGATCATCGGGGCGCTGCTCGAGCGGGGCGACAAGCGCGAGGTGTTCGCGTTCACGCGCATGACCGGGGCGGTCGTGCAGCGGATGCGCGAGCTGCCGGTGCCGATCGTCGCCGCGGTCAACGGCGTGGCGGCGGGGGCCGGGGCGGTCATCGCACTGGCCGCCGACCTGCGCGTGCTGGCGCGGTCGGCGAGCTTCCGGTTCCTGTTCACCCAGGTCGGCCTAGCCGGCGCCGACATGGGGTGCGCCTACCTACTGCCGCGGGTCGTGGGGCTGGGGCGGGCGACCGAGATGCTGCTGCTCGGTGACGCCGTCGACGCCGAGTCGGCCGAGCGCTACGGGTTGGCGAACCGGGTCGTCGATGACGACGCGCTGATGTCGGAGGTGTCGGCGCTGGCGCGGCGGCTGGCCGACGGGCCGACGTGGGCGGTGGCCGCGACCAAGAACCTGCTCACGCGCGAGCAGGACACCTCGCTCGGGGCCGCCATCGACCTCGAGGCGTGGACCCAGGCGTTCCTGATGACGGCTGAGGACCACGCGGAGTTCTACGCCGCGTTCCAGGCGGGGCGCGACCCCCAGTGGCGCGGCCGCTGA
- a CDS encoding RidA family protein, translated as MTTGHRLINPDGLLPPKGFSHVTVPLPGRLVFVAGQTAHDADGNIDDGSMAGQAAAALRNLATAVAAAGASPDQLVSLQIFVTDVAAYRDALGPIGEAWREHLGAHYPAVSLFGVTELFDPEASIEIVATAVIPGPT; from the coding sequence ATGACGACCGGACACCGGCTGATCAACCCCGACGGGTTGCTGCCTCCCAAGGGCTTCAGCCACGTGACCGTCCCGCTCCCGGGGCGGCTGGTGTTCGTCGCGGGACAGACGGCGCACGACGCGGACGGCAACATCGACGACGGCTCGATGGCGGGTCAGGCGGCTGCAGCGCTACGCAACCTCGCCACCGCCGTGGCGGCTGCCGGGGCCAGCCCCGATCAGCTTGTGTCGCTGCAGATCTTCGTGACCGACGTCGCCGCTTACCGCGACGCGCTCGGGCCGATCGGTGAGGCGTGGCGCGAGCACCTCGGGGCGCACTACCCGGCGGTGTCGCTGTTCGGCGTCACCGAGCTGTTCGACCCCGAGGCCTCCATCGAGATCGTCGCCACCGCCGTCATCCCCGGCCCCACCTGA
- a CDS encoding TrpB-like pyridoxal phosphate-dependent enzyme, giving the protein MADQTKILLEESEMPTRWYNIIPDLPEPPPPVLHPGTHEPIGPQDLAPLFPMALIMQEVSTDSYIDIPEPVLDAYRMWRPSPLYRAHRLEKALSTPARIYYKYEGVSPTGSHKPNTSVPQAYYNAQEGVRKLTTETGAGQWGSALALACAMFGLECEVWQVAASFIQKPYRRVMMETWNATVHASPSDITQAGLAILKDAPDSPGSLGIAISEAVEVAAQDDHTKYALGSVLNHVLMHQTIIGEETLLQLAKVGDTPDVIVGCTGGGSNFAGLSFPFLREKMAGNMDPTIRCVEPAACPSFTKGEYRYDFGDTAGMTPLVKMHTLGHDFVPDPIHAGGLRYHGMSPLLSHIYELGLVEAEAIGQTECFKAGVLFAQTEGIIPAPEPTHAIAAAVREAQKASETGEEKVILTAMCGHGHFDMQAYDEYLSGRLEDFEYPEEKVRAAMEKVPVIA; this is encoded by the coding sequence ATGGCGGACCAGACCAAGATCCTGCTCGAAGAATCGGAGATGCCGACCCGTTGGTACAACATCATCCCGGATCTGCCGGAGCCTCCACCGCCGGTGCTGCACCCGGGGACGCACGAGCCGATCGGTCCACAGGACCTCGCCCCGCTGTTCCCGATGGCGCTGATCATGCAGGAGGTCAGCACCGACAGCTACATCGACATCCCCGAGCCGGTCCTCGACGCGTACCGGATGTGGCGGCCGAGCCCGCTGTACCGGGCGCACCGGCTCGAGAAGGCGCTGAGCACCCCGGCGCGGATCTACTACAAGTACGAGGGCGTCTCGCCGACGGGGTCCCACAAGCCCAACACCTCGGTCCCACAGGCCTACTACAACGCCCAGGAGGGCGTCCGCAAGCTCACCACCGAGACCGGGGCGGGCCAGTGGGGATCGGCGCTCGCGCTCGCCTGTGCCATGTTCGGCCTCGAGTGCGAGGTGTGGCAGGTCGCCGCCTCGTTCATCCAGAAGCCGTACCGGCGCGTGATGATGGAGACGTGGAACGCCACCGTCCACGCGTCTCCTAGCGACATCACCCAGGCGGGCCTCGCCATCCTGAAGGACGCGCCCGACTCCCCCGGGAGCCTGGGCATCGCGATCAGCGAGGCGGTCGAGGTGGCCGCCCAGGACGACCACACGAAGTACGCGCTCGGCAGCGTCCTGAACCACGTGCTGATGCACCAGACCATCATCGGCGAGGAGACACTGCTCCAGCTCGCGAAGGTCGGCGACACGCCGGATGTCATCGTCGGCTGCACCGGCGGTGGGTCGAACTTCGCCGGTCTGAGCTTCCCGTTCCTGCGCGAGAAGATGGCCGGGAACATGGACCCGACCATCCGGTGCGTCGAGCCCGCGGCGTGTCCGTCGTTCACGAAGGGCGAGTACCGCTACGACTTCGGTGACACCGCCGGCATGACGCCGCTCGTCAAGATGCACACGCTCGGCCACGACTTCGTGCCCGACCCCATCCACGCGGGTGGCCTGCGCTACCACGGCATGTCGCCGCTGCTGAGCCACATCTACGAGCTGGGGCTGGTCGAGGCGGAGGCGATCGGTCAGACGGAGTGCTTCAAGGCCGGGGTGCTGTTCGCCCAGACCGAGGGGATCATCCCCGCCCCGGAGCCCACCCACGCGATCGCCGCGGCGGTGCGCGAGGCACAGAAGGCGAGCGAGACGGGCGAGGAGAAGGTCATCCTCACCGCCATGTGCGGCCACGGCCACTTCGACATGCAGGCGTACGACGAGTACCTGTCGGGGCGCCTCGAGGACTTCGAGTACCCCGAGGAGAAGGTCCGCGCCGCCATGGAGAAGGTCCCCGTCATCGCCTGA
- a CDS encoding aminotransferase class V-fold PLP-dependent enzyme, whose product MNLKHAFSRFLTSDPERLHVAAHSHHPWPDATFDAQQQAWLDAAAMHDDKWDHVFETVIPEAQGHIAHTVGLSDPMSMVFAPNTHEFVLRIISCLPRPARILTTDAEFHSFSRQSRRLQEAGDAVVERVPAEPFATFTDRFADAARVGEHDLVFLSHVFFDSGYVVPDLPRLLAAVPDDATFVVVDGYHAFMALPVDLRALGPRIFYLAGGYKYAMSGEGAVFLHVPPGYGERPVDTGWFAAFSDLDQGVDDRVRYQHGADRFWGSTFDPSALYRFNAVQRLLAAEGIDVEAIHAHVRGLQERFVDATADLDLGELLPPCDVPDRGNFLTFRSPQAAEIRAALRREKVIADHRGDRLRVGFGVYHDEGDVDELLARARSALG is encoded by the coding sequence GTGAACCTCAAGCACGCGTTCTCGCGGTTCCTCACGTCCGACCCGGAGCGCCTTCACGTCGCTGCGCACAGCCACCACCCGTGGCCCGACGCAACCTTCGACGCCCAGCAGCAGGCGTGGCTCGACGCGGCCGCGATGCACGACGACAAGTGGGATCACGTCTTCGAGACCGTCATCCCCGAGGCGCAGGGGCACATCGCCCACACCGTCGGCCTCAGCGACCCGATGTCGATGGTCTTCGCCCCGAACACCCACGAGTTCGTCTTGCGCATCATCTCGTGCCTGCCACGCCCCGCCCGCATCCTGACCACCGATGCGGAGTTCCACAGCTTCAGCCGCCAGTCGCGCCGCCTGCAGGAGGCCGGCGACGCGGTGGTCGAGCGTGTCCCGGCCGAGCCGTTCGCGACCTTCACCGACCGCTTCGCCGACGCCGCGCGCGTGGGCGAGCACGATCTGGTGTTCCTCAGCCACGTGTTCTTCGACTCCGGCTACGTCGTGCCCGACCTGCCGCGGCTGCTGGCCGCGGTCCCCGACGATGCCACCTTCGTCGTGGTGGATGGCTACCACGCGTTCATGGCGCTGCCGGTCGACCTGCGCGCCCTCGGACCCCGGATCTTCTACCTCGCCGGGGGCTACAAGTACGCGATGTCGGGTGAGGGGGCGGTGTTCCTCCACGTCCCCCCTGGCTACGGGGAGCGCCCCGTCGACACCGGCTGGTTCGCCGCGTTCAGCGACCTCGATCAGGGGGTCGACGACAGGGTCCGCTACCAGCACGGCGCCGACCGGTTCTGGGGTTCGACGTTCGATCCCTCAGCGCTCTACCGCTTCAACGCGGTGCAGCGGCTCCTCGCGGCCGAGGGCATCGACGTCGAGGCCATCCACGCCCACGTGCGCGGGCTGCAGGAGCGGTTCGTCGACGCCACCGCCGACCTCGACCTCGGCGAGCTGCTCCCGCCCTGCGACGTCCCGGATCGCGGCAACTTCCTCACCTTCCGCTCGCCCCAGGCCGCCGAGATCCGCGCCGCACTACGGCGCGAGAAGGTGATCGCCGACCATCGCGGCGACCGCCTGCGGGTCGGGTTCGGCGTCTACCACGACGAGGGCGACGTTGATGAACTCCTGGCCCGCGCACGGTCCGCCCTCGGCTGA